One region of Deinococcus budaensis genomic DNA includes:
- a CDS encoding Lrp/AsnC family transcriptional regulator, giving the protein MPQPDLDATDRRILTILQRDARMPNTELADEIGLTPAPTLRRVRRLEEEGIISRYVALLDPKRVGRDLMVFVRVTLDKQTKQGFETFAEHMRHRPEVLECYLCLGDTDYLLKVCVPDLDAYQTFLVDVLAAIPGVRNTASTIVVKQEKYTTSLALE; this is encoded by the coding sequence ATGCCGCAGCCCGACCTGGACGCCACCGACCGCCGTATCCTGACCATTCTCCAACGGGACGCCCGGATGCCCAACACCGAACTCGCCGACGAGATCGGCCTGACGCCCGCGCCCACGCTGCGGCGGGTGCGGCGGCTAGAGGAGGAGGGGATCATCAGCCGTTACGTGGCGCTGCTTGATCCCAAGCGGGTGGGGCGCGACCTGATGGTCTTCGTGCGCGTCACCCTGGACAAGCAGACCAAGCAGGGCTTCGAGACCTTCGCCGAACACATGCGCCACCGCCCCGAGGTGCTGGAGTGCTACCTGTGCCTGGGCGACACCGACTACCTGCTCAAGGTCTGCGTGCCCGACCTCGACGCCTACCAGACCTTTCTGGTGGACGTGCTGGCCGCCATTCCCGGCGTGCGGAACACCGCGAGCACCATCGTGGTGAAGCAGGAGAAGTACACGACGAGTCTGGCGCTGGAGTAG
- a CDS encoding CidA/LrgA family protein — MNGPAPVPPVPVTGKLSAPVRFVLGLGLLTAFAALGTALVGVLELGLPGSVVGMGLLWAALSLGVVRLHWLETAADGLLGILGLLFVPATVGVIEYLSAGAEWGLWLLVMLAGLGLGAGAAGLLAARLVRGQG, encoded by the coding sequence GTGAACGGTCCGGCGCCAGTCCCTCCCGTCCCGGTCACGGGCAAGCTGTCCGCCCCGGTGCGCTTCGTGCTGGGGCTGGGGCTGCTGACAGCCTTTGCGGCGCTGGGCACGGCGCTGGTGGGGGTGCTGGAGCTGGGGCTGCCGGGGTCGGTGGTCGGGATGGGCCTGCTGTGGGCGGCGCTGTCGCTGGGAGTCGTGCGGCTGCACTGGCTGGAGACGGCCGCCGACGGGCTGCTGGGCATCCTGGGCCTGCTGTTCGTGCCCGCCACCGTCGGCGTGATCGAGTACCTGTCGGCGGGCGCCGAATGGGGGCTGTGGCTGCTGGTGATGCTGGCCGGGCTGGGGCTGGGCGCGGGCGCGGCGGGGCTGCTGGCGGCGCGGCTGGTGCGGGGGCAGGGGTGA
- a CDS encoding ferredoxin, with product MPHIIVSPCIGVKDQSCTEVCPVECIYDAGEMFLIHPDECIDCGACVPACPVSAIFPEEDVPAGEEEFIVRNKAFFGL from the coding sequence ATGCCCCATATCATCGTCAGTCCCTGTATCGGCGTCAAAGACCAGAGCTGCACCGAGGTCTGCCCGGTGGAATGCATCTACGACGCGGGCGAGATGTTCCTGATCCATCCCGACGAGTGCATTGACTGCGGGGCGTGCGTGCCCGCCTGCCCGGTCAGCGCGATCTTCCCCGAGGAGGACGTGCCTGCCGGGGAAGAGGAATTCATCGTGAGGAACAAGGCGTTTTTCGGGCTGTGA
- the ald gene encoding alanine dehydrogenase, with protein sequence MKIGLPKEIKVKENRVALTPGGVGTLVRRGHTVVVEQGAGVGSGIADSEYAAAGAQLGTAADAWAAEMVVKVKEPVQAEYGYLREGLLLFTYLHLAADRPLTDALLSSGTTGVAYETVQLDDGSLPLLMPMSEVAGRLSVQAGAYHLQKPVGGRGVLLGGVPGVQPGHVTIIGGGVVGTNAAKMAMGLGAKVTILDVSQRRLGYLDDVFFGRLTTMMSSEANIRALLPDTDLLIGGVLIPGAKAPHLVTRDMLALMPEGSVIVDVAVDQGGCVETIHATTHDDPTYVVDGVIHYGVANMPGAVPRTSTFALTNQTLPYVLQLAEQGVSALGRNKALRLGLNTYQGQLTYQGVADAFELAAVEPEAVLA encoded by the coding sequence ATGAAGATTGGACTCCCGAAGGAAATCAAGGTCAAGGAAAACCGTGTGGCCCTCACCCCCGGCGGGGTCGGCACGCTGGTCCGGCGCGGGCACACGGTCGTGGTCGAGCAGGGCGCGGGCGTGGGCAGCGGCATCGCGGACAGCGAGTACGCGGCGGCGGGCGCCCAGCTCGGCACCGCCGCCGACGCCTGGGCCGCCGAGATGGTGGTCAAGGTCAAGGAGCCGGTGCAGGCCGAGTACGGCTACCTGCGCGAGGGTCTCCTGCTGTTCACCTACCTGCACCTCGCCGCCGACCGCCCGCTCACCGACGCGCTGCTCTCGTCGGGCACGACCGGCGTGGCCTACGAGACGGTGCAGCTCGACGACGGCAGCCTGCCGCTGCTGATGCCGATGTCGGAAGTCGCCGGGCGCCTGAGCGTGCAGGCGGGCGCCTACCACCTCCAGAAGCCGGTCGGCGGGCGCGGCGTGCTGCTGGGCGGCGTGCCCGGCGTGCAGCCCGGCCACGTCACCATCATCGGCGGCGGCGTGGTGGGCACCAACGCGGCCAAGATGGCGATGGGCCTGGGCGCCAAGGTCACCATCCTCGACGTGTCGCAACGCCGCTTGGGCTACCTCGACGACGTGTTCTTCGGGCGCCTGACCACCATGATGAGCAGCGAAGCGAACATCCGCGCCCTGCTGCCCGACACCGACCTCTTGATCGGCGGCGTGCTGATTCCCGGCGCCAAAGCCCCGCACCTCGTCACCCGCGACATGCTCGCGCTGATGCCCGAGGGCAGCGTGATCGTGGACGTGGCGGTGGACCAGGGCGGCTGCGTGGAGACCATCCACGCGACCACGCACGACGACCCCACCTACGTCGTGGACGGCGTGATCCACTACGGGGTGGCGAACATGCCGGGGGCCGTGCCGCGCACCAGCACCTTCGCGCTGACCAACCAGACCCTGCCCTACGTGCTGCAACTCGCCGAGCAGGGCGTCTCGGCGTTGGGCCGCAACAAGGCGCTGAGGCTGGGCCTGAACACCTATCAGGGCCAGCTCACCTACCAGGGCGTCGCGGACGCTTTCGAGCTGGCGGCGGTGGAGCCGGAGGCGGTGCTGGCGTAG
- a CDS encoding peptidylprolyl isomerase → MRSLALSALLLASAAPAQTSTPDPATAPALTFAPVPYLSAQPVRTFKEPAWVVNPARTYRAVLKTGKGDVTVELYAKQAPKAVNSFVFLALNRFYDGTRFHRVVEGFMAQGGDPLSADAAQRARWGTGGPGYNFFVELDEGLRFNAAGVLGMARSQSYFSQGSQFFITLAPADFLTGEYTVFGRVVAGQDVLQKLTRTATSSQGGETPISRAEPDVIQSVQILVSQ, encoded by the coding sequence ATGCGTTCTCTCGCCCTGTCCGCCCTGCTGCTGGCCTCCGCCGCCCCCGCGCAGACCTCCACCCCGGATCCGGCGACGGCGCCCGCGCTCACCTTTGCCCCGGTGCCGTACCTCAGCGCCCAGCCCGTCCGCACCTTCAAGGAACCCGCCTGGGTCGTCAACCCGGCCCGGACCTACCGCGCGGTCCTGAAGACGGGCAAGGGCGACGTGACGGTCGAGCTGTACGCCAAGCAGGCGCCCAAGGCGGTGAACAGCTTCGTCTTTCTGGCGCTGAACCGCTTTTACGACGGCACGCGCTTTCACCGGGTGGTCGAGGGCTTCATGGCGCAGGGCGGCGATCCGCTCAGCGCCGACGCCGCGCAGAGGGCCAGGTGGGGGACGGGCGGCCCCGGCTACAACTTCTTCGTCGAACTCGACGAGGGGCTGAGGTTCAATGCCGCCGGGGTCCTCGGCATGGCGCGGTCGCAAAGCTACTTCTCGCAGGGGAGCCAGTTTTTCATCACGCTGGCCCCCGCCGATTTCCTGACGGGGGAGTACACGGTGTTCGGACGGGTCGTGGCCGGACAGGACGTGCTGCAAAAGCTGACGCGCACGGCGACGAGCAGTCAGGGCGGCGAGACGCCGATCAGCAGGGCCGAACCCGACGTGATCCAGAGCGTGCAGATTCTGGTGTCGCAATAA
- a CDS encoding LrgB family protein — protein MTWVALTLLAFALGVVMQARARHPLVNPTLVATVLLAAGLLLTRTPYERYAAQVQPLSFLLGPAVVALAVPLYRLRALLAREWRALLLGGGTGTLVGVGADALFARLLALDPEAQRSLLTAPATSPVALQLADVTGAPPALAATLAVLSGLLGALVLPPALTRLGVRHPLARGVAIGSVAHGIGTARAREEGETTGAASSIGMGLAALIVTLVVALTAG, from the coding sequence GTGACCTGGGTCGCCCTGACGCTCCTCGCCTTCGCGCTGGGGGTGGTCATGCAGGCCCGGGCGCGGCACCCACTGGTCAATCCGACGCTGGTGGCGACGGTGCTGCTCGCCGCCGGGCTGCTGCTCACGCGCACGCCGTACGAGCGGTACGCGGCGCAGGTGCAGCCCCTCTCCTTTCTGCTCGGCCCGGCGGTGGTCGCGCTGGCGGTGCCGCTCTACCGGCTGCGGGCGCTGCTGGCGCGCGAGTGGCGGGCGCTCCTCCTGGGCGGGGGGACCGGGACGCTGGTGGGCGTGGGCGCCGACGCCCTGTTTGCCCGGCTGCTGGCGCTGGACCCGGAGGCGCAACGCTCGCTGCTGACCGCCCCCGCCACCAGTCCGGTCGCCCTGCAACTCGCCGACGTGACGGGCGCGCCGCCTGCCCTGGCCGCCACCCTCGCCGTTCTGTCGGGCCTGCTGGGGGCGCTTGTGCTGCCGCCCGCGCTGACCCGCCTGGGGGTGCGGCATCCGCTGGCGCGCGGGGTCGCCATCGGCAGCGTGGCGCACGGCATCGGGACTGCCCGCGCCCGCGAGGAGGGCGAAACGACCGGGGCGGCCAGTTCCATCGGCATGGGCCTGGCCGCCCTGATCGTGACGCTGGTGGTCGCGTTGACCGCAGGCTAG
- a CDS encoding 5'-methylthioadenosine/adenosylhomocysteine nucleosidase, which translates to MLAIMGAMDEEIELLLEGLEARETLERPGVTLHRGVLDGVPVLLTRGGIGKVNAAMTATHLLHAGATRVIFTGVAGGVHPDLRVGDIVVSTDLVQHDVDVTALGYAPGTVPGETPAWAADPQLRAAALAAAGEVEGVRALEGRVASGDQFIASQEGVQRLWTGFGAACAEMEGAAVAQVCAKAGVPFVVIRSVSDTADHAANVDYRTFMPLVARHAKQVVRGMLARLSTPA; encoded by the coding sequence ATGCTGGCGATCATGGGCGCGATGGACGAGGAAATCGAGTTGCTGCTGGAGGGCCTGGAAGCCCGGGAGACGCTGGAGCGGCCCGGCGTGACCCTCCACCGGGGCGTGCTGGACGGGGTACCTGTGCTGCTCACCCGGGGCGGCATCGGCAAGGTGAACGCGGCGATGACCGCCACGCACCTGCTGCACGCGGGCGCGACCCGAGTGATCTTTACCGGCGTGGCGGGCGGCGTTCACCCCGACCTGCGGGTGGGCGACATCGTGGTGAGCACCGATCTGGTGCAGCACGACGTGGACGTGACGGCCCTGGGCTACGCGCCGGGCACCGTCCCCGGCGAGACCCCTGCCTGGGCCGCCGATCCCCAACTGCGCGCCGCCGCGCTGGCCGCAGCGGGCGAGGTGGAAGGCGTGCGCGCGCTGGAAGGCCGGGTGGCGAGCGGCGATCAGTTCATCGCGTCGCAGGAGGGGGTGCAGCGCCTCTGGACGGGGTTCGGGGCCGCCTGCGCCGAGATGGAGGGGGCGGCGGTCGCGCAGGTGTGCGCCAAGGCGGGCGTGCCCTTCGTGGTGATCCGCTCGGTCAGCGACACCGCCGACCACGCCGCCAATGTGGACTACCGGACCTTCATGCCCCTGGTCGCCCGCCACGCCAAGCAGGTCGTGCGCGGAATGCTCGCCCGCCTGAGCACCCCGGCCTGA
- a CDS encoding ABC transporter ATP-binding protein — MMSRPSRLAPTGRDPNAPRVKRDPKQLARLLAYARPYRGIFVLGLLATLVSSGLNLVFPLLFGRLIDASFLRVGSTDTGPLDRTVLALLGIFALSSLFGAAQSYLLARVGAGVVADLRKSLFGHLLTLSPRFFADHKTGDLTSRLTADVGTVQTVTSTALAQLAAQTVSLIGAVTLLVLTSPALSLLTLAVIPLVIGIAVFIGRKIRRVSREVQDRVAEANASAEEAISGVRVVQSFTAEQVERGRYGAGVLASFVASLRRARLQALMGGTMSFLTFGALAVVLWFGGRQVMAGDLTPGNLVTFLIYALQVGGTVAALTGIFNQFQEALGASGRIFELLDERSDLPEPAAPAPLTRAEGRVTFDGVTFQYGDSPILRNLSFDVPAGQVVALVGPSGAGKTTLVSLIPRFWDVTGGTLQVDGRDVRDYALADLRAQVGLVPQETLLFSGSIEENVRYGRPDASADEVEAAARAANAHAFISAFPDGYATVVGERGVKLSGGQRQRVAIARALLKDPRILILDEATSALDNESEALVQAALETLMQGRTTFVIAHRLSTIRNADRILVLDAGEVVGDGTHAELIAAGGLYRDLYELQFRREQEARAELV, encoded by the coding sequence ATGATGTCCCGCCCCTCCCGCCTGGCCCCCACAGGCCGTGACCCGAACGCGCCGCGCGTGAAGCGTGATCCCAAACAGCTCGCGCGGCTGCTGGCCTACGCGCGGCCCTACCGGGGCATCTTCGTGCTGGGCCTGCTCGCCACACTGGTCTCCAGCGGCCTGAATCTGGTGTTCCCGCTGCTGTTCGGGCGATTGATCGACGCCTCGTTTCTGCGGGTGGGCAGCACCGACACCGGGCCGCTCGACCGTACGGTGCTGGCGCTGCTGGGCATCTTCGCGCTGTCCTCGCTGTTCGGGGCGGCGCAGTCGTACCTGCTCGCGCGGGTGGGGGCGGGCGTGGTGGCCGACCTGCGCAAGAGCCTGTTCGGGCACCTGCTGACGCTCTCACCGCGCTTTTTTGCCGACCACAAGACCGGCGACCTGACCAGCCGACTCACGGCGGACGTGGGCACGGTGCAGACGGTGACGAGCACGGCGCTGGCGCAACTCGCCGCGCAGACGGTCAGCCTGATCGGGGCCGTGACGCTGCTGGTGCTCACCAGCCCGGCCCTGAGCCTGCTGACGCTGGCGGTGATTCCGCTGGTGATCGGGATTGCCGTATTCATCGGCCGCAAGATTCGCCGGGTCAGCCGCGAGGTGCAAGACCGGGTGGCCGAGGCCAACGCCAGCGCCGAGGAGGCCATCAGCGGCGTGCGGGTGGTCCAGAGCTTCACCGCCGAGCAGGTGGAGCGCGGGCGCTACGGCGCGGGCGTGCTGGCCTCCTTCGTGGCCTCCTTGCGCCGCGCCCGCCTCCAGGCGCTGATGGGCGGCACCATGAGCTTCCTGACCTTCGGGGCGCTCGCGGTGGTGCTGTGGTTCGGCGGGCGACAGGTCATGGCGGGCGACCTCACGCCGGGCAACCTCGTCACCTTCCTGATCTACGCGCTTCAGGTCGGCGGGACGGTCGCGGCGCTGACCGGCATCTTCAACCAGTTTCAGGAGGCGCTGGGGGCCTCGGGCCGCATCTTCGAGCTGCTCGACGAGCGCAGCGACCTGCCCGAGCCGGCCGCGCCCGCCCCCCTGACCCGCGCCGAGGGCCGCGTCACTTTCGACGGCGTGACGTTTCAGTACGGCGACTCGCCTATCCTGCGGAACCTGAGCTTCGACGTGCCCGCCGGACAGGTCGTGGCGCTGGTGGGGCCGAGCGGCGCGGGCAAGACCACGCTGGTGAGCCTGATTCCGCGTTTCTGGGACGTGACGGGCGGAACCTTGCAGGTGGACGGGCGGGACGTGCGCGACTACGCCCTGGCCGACCTGCGCGCCCAGGTCGGGCTGGTGCCCCAGGAGACCTTGCTGTTTTCCGGCTCCATCGAGGAGAACGTCCGCTACGGCCGCCCGGACGCCAGCGCCGACGAGGTCGAGGCCGCCGCCCGCGCCGCCAATGCCCACGCCTTTATCAGCGCGTTTCCAGACGGCTACGCCACGGTGGTGGGCGAACGCGGCGTCAAGCTCAGCGGCGGCCAGCGCCAGCGCGTCGCCATCGCGCGGGCGCTGCTCAAGGACCCGCGCATCCTGATTCTGGACGAGGCGACCAGCGCCCTCGACAACGAATCCGAGGCGCTGGTGCAGGCCGCCCTGGAAACGCTGATGCAGGGCCGCACGACCTTCGTGATCGCCCACCGCCTCTCGACCATCCGCAACGCCGACCGGATTCTGGTCCTGGACGCCGGGGAAGTCGTCGGTGACGGCACCCATGCCGAGCTGATCGCCGCCGGGGGCCTCTACCGCGACCTCTATGAACTCCAGTTCCGCCGGGAGCAGGAGGCGCGGGCCGAGCTGGTCTAG